The DNA segment CTGAGGTTTCATACTGCTGATAACCTGCGGCGGTTAACAGCTGGTGGCCCTGCTCGAAGATATCCCACAGCGCATCATCGTCCGGTAACACTGGCGGGCGAGAACCAAACAGCGTATTCGGTTCAATCGTCAGCTGATACCACGAGAGATGCGGCGGATTCAGCGCAATCGCCTGGCGCAGGTCATCCAGCGCGTCGTCCAGCGACTGATCCGGCAGGCCGTGCATTAAATCGAGGTTAAAGCTGCGCAAGCCTAAGCCGCTGGCGAGATTCGCCGCGCGGCAGGCCTCCTGCGGGCCGTGAATGCGTCCCAGACGCTTCAGTTTGGGTTCGCTAAAGCTCTGCACGCCGATAGAGATACGGTTCACCCCGGCATGCTGATAATCGACAAAGCGATCGGCTTCGACCGTGCCCGGATTCGCTTCCATCGTAATTTCCGCATCCGCTGACAGATTCAGGCGCGCACGCACGCCATCGAGCAGCGTTTGCATCGCCGGGCCGGAAAGCAGGCTCGGCGTACCGCCACCGATGAAAATCGTCTTCACTTCACGGCCCTGCGCATACGCAACGTCCGCGTCGAGATCGCTCAGCAAATGCCGGACGTAATCATCGTGCGGGACTTCACCTTTTAACGCATGCGAGTTGAAATCGCAGTATGGGCATTTCTGCACGCACCACGGAATGTGAATGTAAAGACTCAACGGCGGCAACTTAACCATTACGTAAGGCTTCCAGCAGCAGCTTCAGCGCTTGCCCGCGGTGAGAAATCGCGCTTTTCTCTTCACGCGTCAGTTCGGCGGCGGTTTTGCCTTCCGAAGGCACGAAGAAGATCGGGTCATAGCCAAAGCCGCCGTTGCCTGCTGCCGTACGCGCAATCACGCCTGGCCAACTGCCATGGCACACCAGCGGTGTAGGATCGTCAGCATGACGCAGATAAACCAGCACGCAGTGGAAACGCGCCTGACGCTGTTCGTCCGGCACATCCTTCAGGGTATGCAGCAGCTTTTCCAGGTTCTGTTGGTCGCTTGCGTCTTCACCGGCATAGCGCGCGGAGTAGATCCCCGGCGCGCCGCCCAGCACGTCAACGGCCAGACCTGAGTCGTCGGCAATCGCCGGTAAACCGGTGATTTGTGCGGCATGGCGCGCTTTCAGGATCGCGTTTTCAATAAAGGTTAGCCCGGTCTCTTCGGCAGAATCGACGCCGAGATCCGTTTGCGCTACCACATCAAGCCCGAAATCGCTGAGCAGCGACGCGAGCTCACGCACTTTACCGGCATTGCCGGTTGCGAGGACGACTTTTTGCATAGGATACCTAATCAGTTAATGCCGCGACTTCTGGCGGGATCTGTTGCGGATGAATGATTTTAACCTGTTTATGGCGGCCAAGTTCACCCTTTTCAATGACAACCTGGCTCTTTGCCACGCGGAACTGCTTACCGAGAAACTTCACCAGATGACTGTTCGCCTGGCCATCTACCGGCGGGGCGGTAATGGCGACTTTCAGTTCGTCGCCATGTAAACCGACAATGCTGTCGCGACTGGCTTTCGGCTGAATATAGAGCCGTAAAACCAGTCCGTCATCGCAGCGGGTTACGGCACTCATAGCGCCATCCACAGCCCCGGCAGCAGCATATTACCGGTTGCCTGCAGAACCTCGCCAATCCCCATGTTGATCACATACAACAGCAGGACGAGAATCATTGGCGAGAAATCGATGCCGCCCATACCCGGAAGAATGCGACGAATCGGGCGCAACAGCGGATCGGCCAGTTGAATCAGCACATACTCAATCGGGCTACGGCCCTGGCTTACC comes from the Citrobacter amalonaticus genome and includes:
- the yggU gene encoding DUF167 family protein YggU; its protein translation is MSAVTRCDDGLVLRLYIQPKASRDSIVGLHGDELKVAITAPPVDGQANSHLVKFLGKQFRVAKSQVVIEKGELGRHKQVKIIHPQQIPPEVAALTD
- the hemW gene encoding radical SAM family heme chaperone HemW, whose protein sequence is MVKLPPLSLYIHIPWCVQKCPYCDFNSHALKGEVPHDDYVRHLLSDLDADVAYAQGREVKTIFIGGGTPSLLSGPAMQTLLDGVRARLNLSADAEITMEANPGTVEADRFVDYQHAGVNRISIGVQSFSEPKLKRLGRIHGPQEACRAANLASGLGLRSFNLDLMHGLPDQSLDDALDDLRQAIALNPPHLSWYQLTIEPNTLFGSRPPVLPDDDALWDIFEQGHQLLTAAGYQQYETSAYARPGYQCQHNLNYWRFGDYLGIGCGAHGKVTFPDGRILRTTKTRHPRGYMQGRYLESQRDVEQVDKPFEFFMNRFRLLEAAPRAEFTQYTGLSETVIRQPLDEAIAQGYLTECETYWQITRHGKLFLNSLLELFLAE
- a CDS encoding XTP/dITP diphosphatase — encoded protein: MQKVVLATGNAGKVRELASLLSDFGLDVVAQTDLGVDSAEETGLTFIENAILKARHAAQITGLPAIADDSGLAVDVLGGAPGIYSARYAGEDASDQQNLEKLLHTLKDVPDEQRQARFHCVLVYLRHADDPTPLVCHGSWPGVIARTAAGNGGFGYDPIFFVPSEGKTAAELTREEKSAISHRGQALKLLLEALRNG